Proteins co-encoded in one Marinomonas sp. IMCC 4694 genomic window:
- a CDS encoding heme biosynthesis protein HemY, whose protein sequence is MRKLLFLLVIMMAVGGVLGLLMRQDSGYVLLAYNGVTVETSLWVLITAMIATLFALSWMKRLLFIALRPSNSLAKVTGNLAQKRASRNTIRGMLELVGGNWHKAEKLLTNSAEKVPYPLINYIGAAYAASEQDEHERSKALLRSAHKSTPEAEFAIGFAQSQIQIKQGHYEGALASLLRLQKLKPKHKQILKMLVTVYTRLKDWDALLTLTPTLKKDGIFDSDNMLELERNAFLALLDKIKFRNKLGQNSKELVSEVERLWNKLDTLAQDDRMRLLYAQTLIHFGDDAKAESFIRSSLNQTWSDHLIYEYGNIQQDDTKKRLSHCEQWIKKQPASANLYLVCGRLSQSLMLWGKARDYYEQALSINTQNEALAELSRLLKSMGDVKASQELMMINLNQASKQLKTLPLP, encoded by the coding sequence ATGAGAAAGCTGCTTTTCTTACTCGTCATCATGATGGCGGTCGGTGGCGTACTAGGATTACTGATGCGCCAAGACAGTGGCTACGTATTATTGGCGTACAATGGCGTCACAGTTGAAACCAGTCTATGGGTATTAATCACCGCCATGATAGCCACTCTCTTTGCGTTAAGCTGGATGAAGCGCCTACTTTTTATCGCCCTTAGACCGAGCAACTCACTGGCCAAAGTGACAGGAAACTTAGCGCAAAAACGCGCGTCACGAAATACCATCAGAGGCATGTTAGAGCTCGTCGGTGGGAACTGGCATAAAGCGGAAAAATTGCTAACCAACAGTGCAGAAAAAGTCCCCTACCCCTTAATCAACTACATTGGCGCGGCCTATGCTGCCAGCGAGCAAGACGAGCACGAGCGATCAAAAGCCTTACTTCGCTCTGCCCATAAATCCACGCCAGAGGCTGAATTTGCTATTGGGTTTGCACAAAGCCAGATTCAAATAAAACAAGGGCATTATGAAGGCGCATTAGCATCACTGTTACGCTTGCAAAAGCTAAAACCTAAACACAAGCAAATACTCAAAATGTTAGTGACTGTTTACACTCGTCTAAAAGACTGGGACGCGTTACTGACTCTGACACCCACGCTTAAAAAAGACGGCATTTTTGACAGCGACAATATGCTTGAATTGGAGCGAAATGCTTTTTTGGCACTGCTCGACAAAATTAAGTTTCGTAATAAACTGGGACAAAATAGCAAAGAGCTGGTCTCAGAAGTAGAAAGACTGTGGAACAAACTCGATACCTTGGCGCAAGATGACAGAATGCGGCTGCTATATGCACAAACACTGATCCACTTTGGTGATGACGCCAAAGCCGAAAGTTTTATTCGTAGCAGTTTGAATCAAACATGGTCTGACCACTTAATCTATGAATACGGCAACATACAACAAGATGATACCAAAAAGCGTCTAAGCCACTGCGAACAATGGATTAAAAAGCAGCCTGCTAGCGCCAACCTATATCTTGTCTGTGGTCGATTAAGCCAATCACTCATGCTGTGGGGGAAAGCCCGAGATTACTACGAACAAGCCTTGTCAATAAACACACAAAATGAGGCTTTGGCTGAATTAAGTCGTTTATTGAAATCGATGGGGGATGTTAAAGCCAGCCAAGAGTTAATGATGATCAACCTGAATCAAGCCAGCAAGCAACTAAAAACATTGCCTTTACCCTAA